The Salarias fasciatus chromosome 16, fSalaFa1.1, whole genome shotgun sequence sequence caggcaaaacactaccacttttgtccactggcgccgccaaaatcaacgaaaactgaaagttcgaTAGTCTcacattaaagctagggttggcgatttgaatgagatacatttttttaaatactggttaaaatgaccttcatgacccgatgggaaacaattcatggTGTGTTcgtaaagtagtttggaaaatatccgctatctacagcaggagtaaaacgggaaaaacagcaaccaatcgtcttgacgggacaccttttttttaaaccaatcaaatcccttcgccgttcgacctgccccctgcgcgtacatgtcaatggcgtgcactgaccctggttcagtgcgcgcgtagaaggacggagcgtcgttgcagaatggcggagaagaatgtttggggctttacttaccggtgagtgcgccataacttggcatagtgcaaataaagaaaaacgaagaaacgaagcgctgaggacaggttacgccaggaacgcactggacgcggaacgtctccgcgtctccgctcctccaatggggtgggagctgggcggagccttggggagatgctacattcgtgctacatgctagttttccaaggtcgccaaccctagctttaatattGATGCAAAACAACATGATAGCTTTACAAAATCTGTCTACATCACCGAGAAGGTCAGAGGAATGCATCAACAGAACAATACATACCACAAAATTCTCGGACATAACAGCCAATCTCCGGAGAAATGAACACCTCCATATCTTTCTTCGCCTTGACGTAGAAaggtgaaaaaataaacaaagtaaacaagcaacagcaacaacttgTGCTTCTGACGGCAGGATAACGCTGTTACTGGAAAAGTACACAAAGAAATGACCCTCTGTATAACCGGTGTTTTTGCGTCGCGTGTTGTGACATCATAATAGTGAGACAGGGCGCACAGGGGTAAGGGGTGCCTCAGGTCATAGGGCTGAAGCAGTAGCCCTTTATCTTATCCCTATTTTTTAAGACAGAGGGGAAGGGgtaggggaagggctaaggcgAAGGCAAAGGGCTAAGAGGGGGAATTGGGATCAGGCCTTTGTGTTTCgtgatttaccaaggtacagtaaacttctgtgttggaatcaagtcacaatgcttgaAATACGTTGAGAACACCAGGCCAGGAGACCCTAGACCAGCACTGGAGGGTTTTTCTGCAgctgagcaggttctcctcaggagaACACACCTGACCTGGTGACGGAGGACAAGGCTTTTTTTGTCAATTTCTTGTCAATTTGTGTGGCTATGAAAATGATTGAGGATCAGTTTTTGGCTTTCATAGTGATTTGCAGCCATTCATTGtgacaatgttttctttcaggtattgttgaaacacaaacaaatcttTTGGGAATTTGCCACGTTaattattttatcaaatgttttagATCGCAGTGAGGACAACCCAGACCAGCCTGGCATTATACCAGCAAATCGACATGGAGCCTGAACAAGAGTCCTGCTGTGAGCGAAGACCATTCATACTGTACAGATGTCGACAACCTGAAGAGGAAATACGACCATCATGAAAAGCTGAGGCAGGACTTCAACAATGCCAAGCGTAGAGAGAAGCGCTGCAGAGTGACGTTGGAGGCCATGTTATCTAATGTGGCATAAGTGTAAAAGGACAAAGTCCTCCTGGGGTCCTGGTTCCTAGTTACTCCATATTTTCCCATAATACCCCATCTTCTTGGAACCTGTTTCTCAGCTTCTGTAGGATCAAAGTTACTTGTCTTGTCACTGAATGTGGCCACATTTATTGTTAATATCGAAGAGAAAATCTATTGTTATTACCTAGCTGAGTAATCATCAGTTACAATCCATACTCAGCCAGCTGGATTAAAATGTTCTGGATATTCAGGAACTATTTTAACTGGAGGAAAGTTAGACTTAGCTTCTTTTCAGCCACTTCTTGCGCCTAAACCTGCTCTGAGTGGCTGTAGGTATTGGTCCAGGGCACAATAACATCAAGTCGTGGcacctttttgttgttgttgttttgcaccGCGGCTGCAGATGGAGCCGGTGCATGTGCGTGCAGGCGCGTGCAGGCGGGGCCTGCTGCGTTCTGATTGGCTTCCGGAGCGAGACGGACCAGCTCCACCGGGAAGTGGAAACTGCCAATGTCACGCAGCGCGCCGTGGCTCCGCCGGTGTCCGCGTCTCCGACCCCCCCGCGCCACACAGGCAgactgagcaggagcagcagcgggCACAGAGGACCGAGGCGGCTCCGGAGCACAGCGGCTTCTCCTCGCAGACTGCAGGTGAGGGTGACCGGGCGGCAGCTGCGTGCTAGCCGCCGTTAGCAGGCGGCTCCGGGAAggagacggagcggagcggagctaGCAGCGGCTAGCGCGGCTGGAGCGGCCGAACACCGCGGCATTCCCGCATCAGCGCCGCGCGGGGCTCGAACCTCTGCAGGTGTTAGTTTACACTGATTAACGCCCGTTATCGTGGCCGCGGCGCCTGTTGTGTGTCACGGCGTGGAGCCTCCGGTGAGGGGGGGCAGGTTGTTGACATCTGTACCCCCGGCTGCTCCCCTCTCTTCCCGCGATGCGCGGTGTTCCTGGGCCGTGCGTCCTCTTCCCTCCTGGAAGGTGAGTCGTGTCGTGTTTGTCTGCAGGCAGCATGAACTCCCTCCCGGGAAGAGCAGCCCTGTCTCTGGGCAGGCgcgcggcggcgggcggcaTGGGGCTCCTGACCGGCTCCCCGGGTCACCCtcccgtggcggcgacgggcgGCAGGGCCTCCCTCCAGGCTATGAGGCTGTGCCAGTCCGGGCCCGGCCGGAAGGGCAGCGTCAGCACCAAGAAGAGGGGCTACGACATCACCAGAAACCCCCACCTGAACAAGGTGAGCCCCACTGAAGAGCTCACACTGTAGCAGGGCAACAGGACCCCCAGGACCAGGGATGCCCCCCATACCAGCCCCACCACACCGCCTCCATACCCCTATACCCCTATACCCCTATACCCCCACACCACCACCGGCTGAATGTGGAACGATGGAGCTCATGCATGGAAATGCTCAACCACACACCTCATGAAGTGTTTCATGACCCTTATTTTTATCTTCCATCTTTGTGTGGCCGCTGTTGCAGTTTTACTgtgcttttgtcttttttaaagtcTTAAAGCTTTTATTTGCAGCAGCATGTGTCCTGCTAGTTCAGTCTGTGTTCGTTTATTCTGTTACTTTTCAACCACATTTCATCCCACTAAATGATAGATTAAAGGCTTATTGGGTATTTTTTGCCAGCGTTTTGTATTCCTTTGAGGTGGATTTGGGTCATTAGTGTCTCTCTGAGTTAATTTCAGGTCATTGATGTCTGAAATTTAGCTTTTTGTGGTCGTTGTCTGCAGTCATGTTGTTTTAACCTAATTATATACATTCAGCATGTCTTAATGGACTGAAGGACATTTTTGAACTTACTGTGTCTCCCTGTATTATATTTTTTCATTAGCTAAACATCTTTTGCCCAGCATTGTCGctgttgttgtcattttgtgttttcttgggCTGGATTTGCTGTGGCTGTGGAACACTTCTCAACTGAAGTGCATACATAAATCTCAAAAGTGGCATGTGAATACCACAGCTTGTTTCTGTAAGAGAGTACAAACAAAGGATAACTTATAAAATCCTCTCCTCTATTAACTAGTGTGGAGGTTAGCCCTGTTTAAAGTGGGGCAGATATACGATCATCCGCCCAGGGCCTTGGCTTTTATTAGACTTTATTGCTGCCTTTGTGTAAAGAGAACATACTAATGTGAGCATTGCTGACACCACAAGGACAGCCGAACGGATTCAGAGACTGAAGCAGAGTTTATCGCTTTGATTTTTGGTTGATGGTTCGGTCTGGGTTCCTTCCACTGCTGAAGCACAGTCAGCACTAAAGCCACTGACTCACAGGTCAGCGAAGGGCGGTCAGGAAGGAAACGGAGACTTGCACTGCAGCAAAGAAAAGCTATGTGTCTGTTCATTCTCAGGGAGAGTTGctgtcaaactgttttttttgttacacTGAGCAGCAACACAAGTACATCCACAGCTTTCTTTTAGGAGGGAACCACACTTTCACTGCCGGTGACCAAGCCTTGCAGCTTGTCTCATAAAATAACCTCCTTCTGTTTATATCTGGCTCTAAAGTTTTACTACAGGTGCgttttccatttttctgttTAGTTGTATGTTAACAGATCATCTGTAGCCTGGTTCATTCCACCTGCACTGTCGCCCTCATGAGTTTCACAGTAATAGGTTTAGCTTAAGTCTGTTAATCTGTCACTTTCCCTCTGGATTATTCTCTAACCACAGACATCCGTAAAGGAATTTCCCCTCAAGGTGTTGAAGTGCAGCAGTGTCAAATTCTTATATATGTGGACTCATTTGATATCAGTTGTTCTTGACTCGTACGAAGAAACTGAATGACTGATAAACACTGACAGCTCCTAAGTTTTCTCATAGATTTAACATGATTTTTTCAGGATACAATCAGTATTTTGGCAAATAAACTATTGgaaaaaacttatttaatcaTGTGAAATGGTGCAATCTGAAGTCATCCCAGTCACATTGTGCCAAACGCCTGTCTCTTCTCAGTCTGCACACGTTTCTGcaagttttcacattttcacattgacGTGGTTAAGGCCTTTTAATTTTTGTTATCTTTCCTTTACACTCTGCAAGGTCATCATGCAGAGCCGACTTTGTTCCAAATGTTTGACGTTTCTGATTCCTCCACCTCACTTGTGGTTGGAAAAACATTGGACTTGAATACGCAGCGTGTTTTTCCATTAACACATTCCCTCTAAATGGATTTTCCACTGATTTAAAAATCCTCCGCCAAGCAAGGCACTGAGTCAATCCAATGGGAGaggtttggggttcagtgtcttgctcaaggacagaTGGGGATTGAACCGGCAGCATTGTGGTTGAAGGATGACCTGCTCTACCAGCTGTCGTCGCCGCCACAGCGCAGCTGTTCGATCTACTGTACATGAAACTACTGCGAACGTCTGCGATCACATTTCACACTGGACCCCCGCCAGCATGAATAATTCATGGGCACAATGtgggcacacgcacacacacgcacacacacacacacacacacacacacacacacaaagtgaagcCAGGAAGGCCGCTCCATTCCTCATGTAGGTCAGTGTTTCCTCCGTCATGAGAGAACGGAGCTGATGGGGGAGTGGGTCTGGGCGCCGTCACTATTGGACAGAATAAATAGATTAGATTCACTCCCCCCTCCgatcccatcatgctttgtaAAGCCTGCCAAAACCGAGacggacctgcagcagcaggctaGTGGCCCGGCGCTGCAGTGCTGTTTGTTATCCAGTGAAACGCTGCTCGCTGCGTATCACTGTTAACTTTCTCTCATCGGTTTTCCCCTGAAATAGCAAATGATTCATcactaaaacatgaaaaagagtGAGAGACCACCAGACTCGGGCGGGGATGTGAGTCACCACAAACACATGAGTCACTGTGGTCTGGATGTGCAGCCCGGTTTCTGGGCTTGGCCTCGTCTGAACCCGCCGCTGTTGTTGAACCAGGTCTCCTCCGCTCTGCAGGGAATGGCGTTCACCCTGGAGGAGCGCCTGCAGCTGGGCATCCACGGCCTGCTGCCCCCCTGCTTCCTGTCCCAGGACGTGCAGGTGCTGCGCGTCATGAAGAGCTACGAAACGCGCTCCAACCCCCTGGACAAGtgagccagcagcagcccacaaTGCATCACAGGGATTAGGATTGTGGCGCGGCAGGAGTTCATCCCGCAGAGAGTCTTGTTTATCACGTCTTGATTTAAATCTGCTTTAGCGCGTCACATCTGTGGAGATTAAACACCAGAGGTTTCAGTGTGCTCGCGTCTGAGCCAGTGTTTCAGATGACCGAGATCTGCTGTCCGCCGCGTCTTCCCGCCGCGTCCAGGTACATCCTGCTGATGACGCTGCAGGACCGGAACGAGAAGCTGTTCTACCGCCTGCTGACCTCGGACGTGGAGGAGTTCATGCCCATCGTGTACACGCCCACCGTGGGCCTGGCCTGCCAGCAGTACGGGCTGGCCTTCAGGAGACCGCGGTGAGGTTTGAGCTGAATCCGTGACCACCTGGTGTGAGGgatcgtttttttgttttctaatcCGGCCGCTCTGCTTTCCACAGCGGACTTTTCATCACCATCCATGACCGGGGCCACATCGCCACCATGCTCAACTCCTGGCCCGAAGAGGACATCAAGGTACCGGTGTCTCGCTCCGATGGCGAGCCGCTCGGCGCCGCCCGGACCCTTACAGCACGGCGTGTCTCTCTGGCTGCAGGCCATCGTGGTCACCGACGGCGAGCGGATCCTGGGCCTGGGGGACCTGGGCAGCTACGGCATGGGGATCCCGGTGGGGAAGCTGGCTCTGTACACGGCCTGCGGGGGGGTCCGGCCGCAGCAGTGCCTCCCCGTACTGCTGGACGTCGGCACTGACAACCAGGTGGATGTAGCGCCTGCTTTTTATATCAGTATCTGCTAAAATGTAGAAACTGCTGTGAAACTGTTGTCCGTTTTGTCAATCGGTTGCGTTGTCCGTTTCGCCCAGGCGCTCCTCGATGACCCTCTCTACATCGGCCTGAAGCACAAGAGGATCAGAGGGAAGGAGTACGACGACCTGATCGACGAGTTCATGCAGGCCGTCACCGACAAGTGAGTGACGgcgttgatgatgatgatgtgtgtTGGAGTTTGAGGCCTGTTCTGTGTGGggtgtgcatgttttccctgtatGTATTCTCCTCAGTTCATGCTAGCTTGGTTTGGTGCTGCCACACCTGTGCTTGTCTGTAAAGCTTTGAATGGTCTCGGGCTGAAGTACATCTCACATTTACTTGTAGAGTATGAAACCTCCAGATCTGAGTGTTTCCAGAACTTCCTGAACACCCGAGTgactgctctcacacacactccttttaAAACCAGCCTTAAAGCACTATAATCATCCCAGGAACTCTAGATAAAATGTGTCATTATGATCTGCAGGTGATGTTTATGTCTGATCGCTGTGTGGCTCCACAGGTACGGCATGAACTGCCTGATCCAGTTTGAAGACTTCGCCAACAGCAACGCCTTCCGCATCCTCAACAAGTACAGGAATCGATACTGTACCTTCAACGACGACATCCAAGGTATGAGGACTGCACTGTGTTGTCCTCAGTAACATCGCTGGGATCAGAGCGTTACACACATCGAAACAATGGTAGCAAACTGATGAAATCaggattttgtcttttttttttaaacgagtGCAGGTCTTTGTTTTAGAAAAACACTCAGCCTGGTAAGAAAAACATGAATAGTAAAGTCTGCATCAGTCCGTGACTTTAAAAAGTGACTGATTTCATTTAATTAGGTGTTTCGATTCCCGGCTTAGCAGAGAATGAGATTCTAACATTTAAAAGACGATTTCTGTTAAAAGTTGCTGATTCTCCTACTTGAGCATAAAGTACTGATGTTCTTTGGTCAGATTGTTGTCAGCTGCTATAAATAGAGGAAAAGCCTCTGCTGCATCATCTGCAGTCATGAGACTCGTTTCGCCCTCGGAGACCTCACAGAGTCCGGTCTGTCCTCCAGGCACGGCCTCGGTCGCCGTCGCCGGCATCCTGGCCGCTCTGAAGATCACCAAGAACAAGCTGTTGGACCACACCTTTGTGTTTCAGGGGGCAGGAGAGGTGAGAACACTTGAGGTGATTAGTAATGTGAAGCCGGGTGAAATGAGAGAGTGAGGCAGACTGTCGCTCCAGGCTGCTCTGGGCATCGCCCACCTGCTGATCATGGCCATGGCCAAAGAGGGGCTGTCGAAGGAAGAGGCTGCCAGGAGGATCTGGATGGTGGACTCCAAGGGCCTCATCGTCAAGGTGACCCCCCTGCTCGGGCGTGCGCCGCCGCACCGCGGCGACACGCTCAGCCTTTCAAACACGTCCCGCCCGCTCACAGGGGCGGAGCCACCTGAACCACGAGAAGGAGGAGTTTGCTCATGAGCACCCGCACCTGAAGACGCTGGACGAGGTGGTGAGCACCATCAAGCCCACCGCCATCATCGGTGAGTGAACGGAGGGAGGCTCGCTGCAGACTCATGGTAGAAGTTGAAGTTGAGGTGTCGGTGAGCGACGCTCGCCGGCTGCCAGGTTGGGATTACACTGCAGCTGGAAGGGATTACATCTCCGTCAGCTGTACTTAAGCTGTGCTGATTTTATATGGACGGAAAAGGGGGATGGGGGGAAATGAATAGCTTGGTGTGCTCCGCTGCAGATAGGTACTTTCCAGGCTCGTTGTTTTAGTGTGTGTCACCTTTTCTCCCAGACTTTCATAACCCACACTGTTTTCATCATTATTCCCGACCAGCTTTGGAGAAACAGAGAAAGCTGTGAGGTGACtttctttcctgctgttttatttttctatcaaTTTATTCATCTTCTTTTGGATAATTTGTCTAATCGAATGCGTCAAAGTTtcaagacaatttttttttctatatttgcaTTCATGATTAAAGTTTCTAAAATCCATGATGATTTAATTGGAATTATCACTGATTCACTGATTTCATGGAAATTAACGGAAAACAATCCAGAAATTGAAGCTGCGGTTCGGTGACGGTAATCCTAAGGAGATGTGAGGAGACGAGTCCCCTGGACAGCAGTCCTGtgggtctctgtcctcctggagctgctgacgGTTGTTTCAGTGGGAAACTGACGtctctctctgggttctctcccgGGCGCTCAAGGCGTTGCCGCCATCGCCGGAGCCTTCACCGAGAAGATCATCAGAGACATGGCGTCCTTCAACGAGCGGCCGATCATCTTCGCCCTGAGCAACCCCACCAGCAAGGCGGAGTGCACGGCCGAGCAGTGCTACCAGCTGACGGAGGTGAGCGCCCGGCCGGCTGCCTCTCGGCTCCCCGCCGTTAACCCTCCGTCCTCACGGCGCCCGCCTCTCCGCTCAGGGCCGGGGCATCTTCGCCAGCGGCAGTCCGTTCAGTAAAGTGACGCTGGCGGACGGGCGCAGCTTTTACCCCGGGCAGGGGAACAACGCCTACGTCTTCCCCGGGGTCGCTCTGGGGGTCATCGCCTGCGGCGTGCGCCACATATCGGACGACGTCTTCCTCACCACTGCAGAGGTGCGGCGTTTCTTCTCGGGGTGTAAATGCGACGcagggaggaggcggcgccgcCGACGCAGCAGTCGTATCGCCTGTCGTGGTAAAGGTGTGACTCGTCTCTGCTGCAGGCGATCGCCGACATGGTCACAGAGGAGCACCTGGCCGAGGGACGGCTTTACCCTCCTCTCAGCACCATCAGGGAGGTGTCCTTCAAGATCGCAGTCAAGGTGGGCAAAACGAGACCTGTGTTGAAAAATGGTAAAAGTACTGATTAGAAAAGATTCTGAAATATGAGACAACagtaaaaaatacttttaactTTCTGAGAAATCTTGAACAATTTTCTCATGTGTTTCAAATGAGCACAGTAAACAACTATTAATATGTCACTGTGAAACATTGAACTGAATCGTTTTATTAATCTATCAGTGTAACTTGATTAGTCTTGAATTCATCAAGTTCTGCAGCTTCAATTTTAATAACAAGGAACAAGCAAGTTTGGAAGAAATATACTTGAAAACCccacttaaaggaatactccgaagattttggacccacgccctatcccgatcatttacacagtgagataagctcataaatatcttttttgtgtccgttcgtccagcggctggctcccagctgttagcatcgtagttagcttagctcagctgctagaggtgaagaggagacagagccggactgacgaaagtggacaaaatcctccttccagtggtccaggggacggcgtgttagcacgtgaagtaaatccgaacggttataaaacattttaaaagacgtgttttccttttcaatccgttaaaataatgttttgatacacacagacttgcgcatgcgcagtgctctgcggaaggatataccggagcacagcgactgagtctatgcttctactgctgtctGTGTCTATCTATaagtctgtgtgtatcaaaacattattttaacggattgaaaaggaaaacatgtcttttaaaatgttttataaccgttcggatttacttcacgtgctaatacgccgtcccctggaccactggaaggaggactttgtccacttttgtcagtccggctctgtctcctcttcacctccagcagttgagctaagctaactacgatgctaacagctgggagccagccgctggacgaacggacacaaaaaaggtatttatgagcttatctcacttgtaaatgatcgggacagggcgtgggtccaaaatcttcggagtattcctttaaggacAGTAACGACGTACAGGTGTTTAGTAGCGTGCCACCACTGAATCAGTCTTAATCCGTTATCTTTCGTTAACCTTTTATTAAGACCTTCATGAAAGGGTCAAGTTGTCTAGTTTGGCTCCTGACttagatgtatttatttttcacatttatagTTAATGTTAATAATTATAAATGAACTGCTACATGAGACAGATGGTTTTTTTAGATGTTCTTTTTACATAAATACAATCTTCGATAAGGTCGGAGGCATTTGGTGCCAGTAGATAATGACCTGTTAActcctttctttatttttaaatctacAGAAAGTTAATGACTTTAATAGACTACATGCTTAATTAAATAGTAACTGAACCCTCAGATTATTGATGTGAGTGTATACGTGTATATGTGATTTATACATAATTCCacagcagtgttgttgtgtgggTGAAGCCTTCTTACTGCCGgccaggatggatggatagaaaggaagaaggaaaatgatgaatttcagttttcaaactttgtgcCCAGTGAGTCAGGAAGCCTTGATGTATGCATTGATTTTCAAACTGTACACaggctccctctagtggtgagTAGAGGAACGCCATGCATAGGGGAATAATCTGAAATGATCcaaactttattattattgtctgtGTTTTAATCTCTTTATCAACCTGCTGCTCTAAAGCACTTCTGAATGGATAAGTGTGAGTTTAAGAGCTCTAATGTTGTTACTTGTACATTGGGGTGTAGTTTTTCTTGAATAATCCTCATATACATGTCCTTTGACCTGTCCATGAGATTAAACCAGCGTGTAATCCTtctaaaaactgtgttttccttccatctcctccagctggtcAACTATGCATACAAACACGACATGGCTTCGGTTTACCCCGAGCCCAAAGACAAGGAGGCGTTCGTTCTGTCGCACATCTACAGTCCCGATTACGACTCCTTCACTCTGGACACCTACACCTGGCCGCAGGAAGCCATGAACGTCCAGGACGTGTGACGCCGCTGTGGTTTTAACGTCCGCCTCTCCTCCGCTCACCTTTCTTTTTAGCTTTTTAGGTTTGTCGTCTTACTTTTATCCGTGAAGGCATCCCACTTTTATTTAGGGTAAACATGAAGTGCATAGGCAGGCTTTTAAAGTCtttatattttgcaaaaaaaggtgggttttttattttctcttttagcTTCCAGAGAAACACAGTAGACATACGCAACATATCAGACAACGCTCCCCTCTCGACATCCTCAAGACGTTTCAGCACATAAAACtagagagaagaggaaagaagGAGCCGCGGCTCACAGCGTCACACACTGATGTATGAGCTTCGAGTCCTGTCAGAAACGCCTGTGCCTCAGTGTGTGACCTCAGGACATCGCTGCTCCACATCACGTCCCGTAGCAGAGTCTCCGTTTCACACTCCCGTCACAACGCTGGTTTTCCGTCTCCGGCTCTACTTCGCTGTGAGAACCGAGTGTTTTGGAAGGCAGGCACTTTTAGATTGTATGAATGTGTCCGGCGGAGGTTTCGCCAGCGAAGAAGAGTAAGAGGGTGTTTTTGTAcagtgcggtgtgtgtgtgtgtgtgtgtgtgtgtgtgtgtggggtgctTGTCTTTTAACTTTGTACAGAGCTCAGTTGTTTTTGCCAAAGTTACTGATGAACTGTATCTTTTCCTCTCAGAGATTATGATGCTGTGTGGTCTTTAGTACTTAAATACGCCTGAAGTTTCGAAAGGGAACATggaactttttaaataaaaacccagaaaaaagtgtgtgttgaCCTCTGGTGGGTTGAAGATTCCTTCCTTCACACTGGGctcagaaaaggaaaagacagaCGGTTCATAATGACAGTTTATTGAACTGCAACACAGGAAAAGGAATCAAAGCATCAGCAGGTCGTCGGAAAACACGCCGCTGATGAAAAGTGGTCTCACAAAGTATAAAACGACACAGCTGACGCGGCTCAGGTCAAACCTGTTTACAGCTTCATCTGGAGTAAACAGAAGAACAATGGCTTCATAAACACGCCCACCAAAAAGCTCCGACGAGCAGAAAACCAGCAACAGTCTGCTTATTTGGtgtggaaacatttcaaacataaaaTAGGCACATTTTCTGTGTATAAACAGATCTGAGCCTTCAAACATGTTCCGGTTAAAGAAACCCTCCTCAGGGATATAGAAAACAGCAactcataaataaaaaaagtgctttttctTGGG is a genomic window containing:
- the me3 gene encoding NADP-dependent malic enzyme, mitochondrial; its protein translation is MNSLPGRAALSLGRRAAAGGMGLLTGSPGHPPVAATGGRASLQAMRLCQSGPGRKGSVSTKKRGYDITRNPHLNKGMAFTLEERLQLGIHGLLPPCFLSQDVQVLRVMKSYETRSNPLDKYILLMTLQDRNEKLFYRLLTSDVEEFMPIVYTPTVGLACQQYGLAFRRPRGLFITIHDRGHIATMLNSWPEEDIKAIVVTDGERILGLGDLGSYGMGIPVGKLALYTACGGVRPQQCLPVLLDVGTDNQALLDDPLYIGLKHKRIRGKEYDDLIDEFMQAVTDKYGMNCLIQFEDFANSNAFRILNKYRNRYCTFNDDIQGTASVAVAGILAALKITKNKLLDHTFVFQGAGEAALGIAHLLIMAMAKEGLSKEEAARRIWMVDSKGLIVKGRSHLNHEKEEFAHEHPHLKTLDEVVSTIKPTAIIGVAAIAGAFTEKIIRDMASFNERPIIFALSNPTSKAECTAEQCYQLTEGRGIFASGSPFSKVTLADGRSFYPGQGNNAYVFPGVALGVIACGVRHISDDVFLTTAEAIADMVTEEHLAEGRLYPPLSTIREVSFKIAVKLVNYAYKHDMASVYPEPKDKEAFVLSHIYSPDYDSFTLDTYTWPQEAMNVQDV